The region GAGGATCGCACTCCAAAAGAAGCCTCTGTAATGATGTTGATTTACCCAAAAGGTGATATTCCGCATTTTGTTCTTATTGAGCGCACAACATCTACTGGCAAGCACAGCGGTCAGATTGCTTTTCCTGGCGGTAGAAAGGAGAGGAGTGATCATGACCACAGTGTGACCGCTTTACGTGAAACAGAGGAGGAAATTGGAATAGACAGGAACGATCAACACTTGATCATGCCGTTGACTTCTATTTACATTCCTCCAAGCAATTATATGGTTTATCCTTATCTCGCTTTCGCGAAAGCGGAATTAAAATTCACCCCTCAAATAAGCGAAGTAAAATCTGTGATCGAAATAAAACTTTCAGAATTGCTGGACCATAAAAACCAAAAACGTACGGTATTATCAACCAGTTATATGAAAGAAGTGAGTGTGCCTTGCTTTTACTTCGGGGAGGTGATGGTCTGGGGAGCCACGGCAATGATGTTACAAGAAATAAAAGATGCTTTTATCGCTGCGGAGTTTGAGTAGGCACTGCCTTAATTTAAAAAGCTATTCTTATATTTGTTAATTCTATAAAATTTAAAATTACATGGGATTATTTAAAGAAAATCCTTTTGGCCATATCTTATTTTTAAAAAAATGGCTTATACGTATTGCTGGAGTATTATCTCACCGACGTTATCGAGGCTTTAACGAGATGGAAATTGAAGGCAGCGAGATTATCAGAAACCTACCAGAAACGGGGGTTTTGTTTGTTTCTAATCATCAAACCTATTTTGCTGATGTGGTCAGCATGTTTCATGTTTTCAATGCTTCTTTAAAAGGAAGGGATGACAGCATTAAAAACGTAGGCTACCTCTGGAATCCTAAACTTAATATCTATTACGTTGCTGCCAAGGAAACCATGCAAAGTGGCTTATTACCTAAAATATTTGCCTATGCTGGTGCCATTACCGTAGAGAGAACATGGAGAGCAAAAGGAGAAGAAGTGAGTCGCTCTGTAAATCCAGACGACACTAAAAATATAGGCATTGCATTAGAGGATGGTTGGGTGATCACTTTCCCACAAGGAACTACCAAACCTTTTAAACCCATCAGAAAAGGTACTGCCCACATTATTAAACAATACAAACCTATTGTTGTGCCTATCGTAATTGACGGTTTCCGTAGGAGTTTTGACAAAAAAGGACTGCGCATCAAAAAGCGTAATATTCTTCAATCCATGGTAATTAAGGAACCTCTTGAAATCGATTATGAAAACGACTCTATTGAGAAGATTGTAGAGCAGTTGGAATATTCCATCGAGCAACACCAGTCGTTCTTAAAAGTGATTCCTCTAGAAGAAGTTGAGGCACAAGAAGAATTGAACAAAATGCGTAAGTGGGAGTACTAGAACTCTGTTAATGATCTGATCGCTTTAACACTATACTATAGGTATAAAAGCATACTTTCAATCCTACTCTATTGCATCAAATTAATGTCTGCTATACTCTTGATTCTATTGCGTTCTAAAAAGGCATCTATAGTTTCAAAATGCTCCATCACTCGTTGTTGTTTAAATTCAAACACCTTTTCAGAAAGTCCTTGAAGAAAATCACGGTCATGAGAAACTAAAATCAATGTCCCATCGTAGGTGGAGAGTGCTTCTTTGAGCACGTCTTTAGACTTGAGGTCCAAGTGGTTGGTAGGTTCATCGAGAATAAGCAAGTTCACAGGCTCTAGAAGTAACTTTACCATGGCGAGTCTTGTCTTTTCACCTCCAGAAAGAACACCCACTTTCTTTTCTAGATCATCACCACTGAACATAAAGCGACCCAAAATATTCTTCATTTGAGTGCGTATATCACCTTCTGCTACTTCATCAACCGTTTGAAAAATAGTAAGGTCTTTAGCTAGCAACGCCGCTTGGTTTTGTGCAAAATACCCCACCTTAATATTATGTCCTAACTGGCAGGTTCCATCTACTTCTATTTCTCCTAAAATCGCTTTTATCATGGTAGATTTCCCTTCACCATTGCGGCCTACAAAAGATACTTTCTCCCCTCGAGCAATAGACATGTTAGCATCCTTAAAAACCACATGATTCTCATAAGACATGGACACATCTTTTACGGTCACTGGATAATCTCCAGATCGAGGCGAGGGAGGAAAACGCAGCTTTAAAGCACTGGTATCTACCTCATCAATTTCGATAATTTGTAATTTATCCAACATCTTCTCACGAGAAGATACTTGATTTGTTTTGGAATAAGTTCCTTTAAAACGCTCTATAAAAGTCTTATTATCGGCAATGAATTTTTGCTGTTCTTGATAAGCCTTTATCTGGTGAACTCTACGCTCTTCTCGCAATACCAAGTAATGAGAATAGGTGGCTTTATAATCAAAAATACGCCCCATAGTTACTTCAATAGTACGATTGGTAATCGCATCAATAAATGCTCTATCGTGAGAGATAACCATTACTGCATTAGCTTTATGGACCAAAAAATCTTCTAGCCATATCACCGATTCAATGTCGATATGATTGGTAGGCTCATCGAGTAAAATCAAATCTGGTTTTTGAAGCAATATTTTAGCCAGCTCCATACGCATGCGCCATCCACCACTAAACTCGGCAGTCTGCCTAGTGAAATCTTCTTGTTTAAAGCCTAATCCTTTGAGCGCTTTTTCAACTTCAGCATCATAATTGACCTCTTCTAGAGCATAGAATTTGTCTCCTAACTCGGTCACCTTTTCTATGATTGCCATGTACTGATCACTTTCATAATCTGTTCTTACGGTAAGCTCGGTATTGAGACGCTCCATCTCTTCCTTCATAGCAAAGACTTGTTTAAAGGCTTTGGCAGCTTCTTCAAAAACAGTACAATCGTCTTCAGTGAGCAAATGCTGTGGTAAGTAAGCGATCACCATATCTTTAGGGGCTCGTACATGTCCACGAGTGGCTGTTTGTTCCCCGGCGATGATCTTCATCATCGTAGATTTTCCTGCGCCGTTTTTCCCCATCAATGCTATTTTATCGGTAGGATTGATAACAAAGGAAACATCGCTAAATAAGGTAGTACCGCTAAATGCTACGGCAAGATTATCTACTGTGATCATGATCTGTTTTTAGAAGCTGCAAAAGTAAGAACAAAAGAAGAGAGAATATATAGCGCTAACTAAAAGAAACGATAAACAAGAGACGAGAGACGAGAGTAAAGTTAATGAAGCAGCCTTATCATTTTTGAGAAGTCAAGGATGCAAAGTATGAAAAAGCACCAACTCTTCAAGCGGCTATGTCTCCAAAAAAACTCAAACTTTAACAGCCTCAATAACAATAGCTCCTAATTCCTGCGCACTTGTAAAAAACAAATAGTCACTTTCGTGTTCAGAAAACCGGTATTTCTTGCGCAGCTGCGCTACCGTTTCTTTGTTGTTGCGAGTGACGATTGCTCTAGCACTTTTAGCATAAAGCCTTTTTAATATTTTGGGTTTGTTTTGAGAAACCTTTTTAATTTCAAAAACGCGACCAGGGAAATCAAATAAGTTTTCTGAAGTAAATAAGTGGGCATCTTGATCCAACTTTTGCAAGGCATATTGCTGCATTAGGGAATCAAACTGTTGGGATTTCATAACAGCAGCGTTAGGCTCATACAGGTATTTTTGAGGCTTGGAGTAAGTAGTACTGTACTGTACTTCCAGAATGCTTTTAAAAATGGGTTGATCTGTCAAAAGGTTGACACAGGTTAAACTGACCTGACTTACCTCTTCCTTGGTTAAAACCCAAAGCAATTCTTTGACTTCATTTTTTACCGCCACGATATGTAAAGAGCTCACCTTTTCTAATTGTAAGATACCTGCGGTAATATCTAGCATGGGAGATGTTTTGATCATGACCCTTTTACCTCTATCGAGTAATAACTCTAAGTTTTCAATCACATTAGGCTCGTAGTCTTTTAACAAGATTGCCTTCGTGTGTGTCGCTGTTTTTCTACTGGGATCTAAGTAAATTAAATCATAAAACTCTTGATTTGCTCTAACAAATTGAATTCCGTCACCTTGAAATGACATCGTTTGAAGTTCTTGTACTTTAAATGAATGTTGTGCGTATTCCTGCAAAGATTTAGAAAGTTCTATATGGGTTGTTGAGGAGCAGGCTTTCGCGAAAGCGGAAACGTCAATACCAAATCCACCCGTAAGATCAATCATGCTATCGATCTGATACAGTTGCGATTTGTAGACAGCCGTTATTTCGGAACTGGTTTGCTCTAAATTTACTTTAGGCGGATACATGATTTGATGATTCTCAAAAAGAGAAGGGAATTTATGACGCGCCTTCTGCAAGCCTACTAATTGCTGTGTGAGTTCCTGATTGGAGACCCTGTCAAAAGGATGCTTCTGGAGCATAAAAGCCGCTGCAGTCTCTTGCAAATGAGCTTTTAAATAAGTGTCTATTTCTGTTCTTATGACAGCCTGATTCATCTATAAATTTTGAGTCAGTTTCTTAACGATCTTGTATTCGCTTAAAAACTCCTTAGAGATCACTTTAATAGCGGTATACGTAGGCACAGCTAAAACTAAGCCTAGAATACCAAATAAAATTCCAGCCACCAGAATGATGATGAAAATCTCTAGAGGATGTGATTTTACACTTTTTCCAAATATCAACGGCTGATTTAAAAAATTATCGATCGCCTGTACAAATCCGTAGCCTATAACTATAATGATTAATTTAGGAAGAATGATATCAGAAAAATTAGAACCTAGATTATCACTAATCACAAAAGCAGACATCAATACATATCCGATTGCAGGACCCAAATAAGGGACTAGGTTAAGCAATGCACAGAAAAAGGCGATAATGATCGCATTCTCCACTCCTACGATAAACAAAATGATGCTGTACAAAACAAATAATATAATGACCTGAAAAACCAATCCTATAAAATATCTAGAAAGCAGTTGCTTTATTTTAGTAAATGCTCTTAAAAACTGACTTTCATTTCCTTTTTTAGAAAACACTAAAACTCCTTCTAATAACAGTCGGCTGTCCTTAAGAAGGAAAAATGTAATGAATAATATGGAGAATAGCCCTATTGCAAAACTACCTAAAGTTCCAAAAAAACCATTTACAAACTGTGGAATAAGATCTATGTTCAGATTCTCATAATAATCCATTTGTTGAAGTCGCTCCAGAATATTAACTCTTTGAATACCAAAATAATCACTGATTTGCTGATTGAGAATTTCTACATTTACTTGCAGCTCTTCAAGATCTATTTGACTTAAGTTTTCACTTTGCTCCGTAATCACTGGTATCATCAATAGTATAGCTCCTATAATGATCATAAAGAGTATCAATAGAGTCACTATGACAGCAATTGTATTATGAAGTTTCAACCTATCGCGCAATAGTAGCACAATAGGCCTTCCTATCAATGAAAGTACCGCCGCAACACCTATATAGGCTAGTACTGACTGTATCTCCCACAGGAACCAAAAAAGGATTAAGGTTCCAAAAATAATTCCTAAGGCTCTTAGAATACCAAAAGCTATTGATTTTGAATGTAATGCTTTGCTCATAGCTTAGTTGGTAAAAACGTATTTGATAATATTTGCTCCCATATCTAGGGCTTTTTTGCGTACCTCGGGTGGATCGTTATGTACTTCTGGACTTTCCCATCCATCACCTAAATCACTCTCATAGGTAAACAATAAAACTAACCTTCCCTCATGAAACAGACCTTTAGCTTGCGGTCGTTGGCCTTCATGCTCATGAATTTTAGGCAAGCCTTTAGGGAATTTTACATACGTACTAAAAATAAGATGTGAGGCGGGTAATTCCACTAATTCTTTTTGAGGGAATAATTTAATAAGCTCTTTATTCAGATAAGGTTCCATTCCATAATTATCGTCTATGTGAAGGAAACCTCCACTTAAAAGGTAATTTCTCAAGTTTTGAACATCTGCTTCATTAAAAACAAGGTTACCATGTCCTGTCATATGAATAAATGGGTACTGAAAGATATCTATACTACTGGATTCTACGGTTGCTACCTCTGTATTTAATCGGGTGCCTATATGATCGTTACAATAGCTTATTAAATTAGGAACCGCAGTAGGGTTAGCGTACCAGTCGCCACCACCGTTGTATTTTAATACCGCTAGTTGTTGCGCATAAACATTACTCAGAAGCAACAGGCAGATGAAAAGGAATGCTTTTTTCATAAGTTAGCAAATTACAAACTTATCTGACATTAATAATTAATGTTGATTATTAATGTGTAAATAAAACATAATTTAATATGATCACAAGGTTAAGTTTTTATATTTAAGGTTCACATATCCCTTTGTTATGTATCTACTACCATCTTATAAAGTATTTATTCCCCTATTAAGCTTATTTGGAGCTTTTACTATACTGGCATTTCAACATGCTGAAAATAGTTCAGAGCCTATCACAGGGACTCCACAAAAGAACCCAATCGTTTTAGAGCTATTTACTTCTCAAAGTTGTCCAACTTGCGAAAATGCTGACATTCTTGCTAATACCATTAAAGATTATAAGAACGTAATCGTCTTGTCATATCATATAGATTACTGGAATCAACTAGGGTGGATAGATACATTTTCAGACGCAAGCCATACCGATTACCAACGCAATTATGAAAGAAGATTTGATCGCAATTCTTACGCGCCTCAGATGGTATTGAACGGTAGATCTGAATTTGATGGAGCAAATGTTAGGTTACTTAACTCTTCTTTAAAAGAACAAAGTACTACAGAAAAACTACGTACTCCTCAAATTAATAGAAATGAGAATAAATCTGTAAGCGTGTCTTATGATTTTTTTACAGAAAAAAAATATGATAAAGCTTACGCATTGCTCATCATAGATTCTTATGATGTAGCGATTGATAATGGTCCCAACATAGGTAAATTGATGACCAATACCAATATTGTTATTAACCGAGCACCTCTTCAACTGGACAGCTCTAAGGGGAATTATACTTTTGAATTAGCTCCCAATGTAAAAGAAACTGATCAATTTAAAGTTGCTATTATTCTACAGGATAACAACTTGAATATTGTAGGAGCCTCTGTATCTAAGATTCAGTAATACTATTAAAAATAGCAGCGGTGTAAACACCTGCGGTCTCTGTACGCAGCCTTTTAGTTCCTAAAGATGTAGGTATAAAGCCGTTTTTTAAGGCCATTTCTATTTCGATTAATGATAAGTCTCCTTCTGGACCTATAATCATGGTGAGATCTTGATCTTTATGTAAGAGTTGAGAAAGCATCTTCTTATCTGTTTCTTCACAATGCGCAATACCTTTTACTCCCTTTAGATCTGCTTTTATAAAATCAGTAAATGGAGTAAGCTCTTCTAAAACTGGAAGATAAAACTGATTGCTTTGTTTCATTGCACTGATTAAAATCTTCTGAAATCGAGCTGAATTTATTTTTTTACGTTCGCTATGCTCACATAGTAAAGGGGTTATTTTTGAAATCCCCATTTCTGTAGCTTTTTCTAGAAACCACTCCATACGATCGTTCATTTTAGTGGGTGCAATAGCGATATGTAACTGTGACGTTGGTGGAGGATACGCTTTCGCGAAAGCGACATCTATATTACATTTACTACTGGTCACAAGGCTTATCGTGCCATGGAATAGATTTCCTACTCCATCTGTGATATGAACTTGATCACCTGCTTTTTTACGCAACACCTTAGTCATATGGGTGGCTTGTTCCTTATCAAGTTCCAGGCTGTTGGATTCTGGAGATATACTGGAATAATAAAATAATTGCATTAGAGCTCTATTCTAGGTGAAGCAGCAGTTTCCATTCCTGCGGTGTAACCTTCTAAAAATTTATAATATCCAGAAATCCCTATCATAGCGGCATTATCTGTGGTATATTCAAATGGAGGGATAAAGGTATTCCAGCCCATTTTATCATAAGACACCAACTTAGCTCTTATTCCAGTATTAGCACTCACACCACCACCTATAGCAACAGTTTTTATTCCAGTTTGCTGCACTGCCTTTTCGACTTTTTGGAACAATATCTTTATTAAAGTAAATTGAATACTGGCGCAAATATCATAGAGGTTTTCTTT is a window of Nonlabens sp. MB-3u-79 DNA encoding:
- a CDS encoding NUDIX hydrolase; translation: MTSFDDFLNQLSKLKKLPLPGIESQLKMAAVQRLDEMQRITLEDRTPKEASVMMLIYPKGDIPHFVLIERTTSTGKHSGQIAFPGGRKERSDHDHSVTALRETEEEIGIDRNDQHLIMPLTSIYIPPSNYMVYPYLAFAKAELKFTPQISEVKSVIEIKLSELLDHKNQKRTVLSTSYMKEVSVPCFYFGEVMVWGATAMMLQEIKDAFIAAEFE
- a CDS encoding lysophospholipid acyltransferase family protein, whose amino-acid sequence is MGLFKENPFGHILFLKKWLIRIAGVLSHRRYRGFNEMEIEGSEIIRNLPETGVLFVSNHQTYFADVVSMFHVFNASLKGRDDSIKNVGYLWNPKLNIYYVAAKETMQSGLLPKIFAYAGAITVERTWRAKGEEVSRSVNPDDTKNIGIALEDGWVITFPQGTTKPFKPIRKGTAHIIKQYKPIVVPIVIDGFRRSFDKKGLRIKKRNILQSMVIKEPLEIDYENDSIEKIVEQLEYSIEQHQSFLKVIPLEEVEAQEELNKMRKWEY
- a CDS encoding ABC-F family ATP-binding cassette domain-containing protein, with product MITVDNLAVAFSGTTLFSDVSFVINPTDKIALMGKNGAGKSTMMKIIAGEQTATRGHVRAPKDMVIAYLPQHLLTEDDCTVFEEAAKAFKQVFAMKEEMERLNTELTVRTDYESDQYMAIIEKVTELGDKFYALEEVNYDAEVEKALKGLGFKQEDFTRQTAEFSGGWRMRMELAKILLQKPDLILLDEPTNHIDIESVIWLEDFLVHKANAVMVISHDRAFIDAITNRTIEVTMGRIFDYKATYSHYLVLREERRVHQIKAYQEQQKFIADNKTFIERFKGTYSKTNQVSSREKMLDKLQIIEIDEVDTSALKLRFPPSPRSGDYPVTVKDVSMSYENHVVFKDANMSIARGEKVSFVGRNGEGKSTMIKAILGEIEVDGTCQLGHNIKVGYFAQNQAALLAKDLTIFQTVDEVAEGDIRTQMKNILGRFMFSGDDLEKKVGVLSGGEKTRLAMVKLLLEPVNLLILDEPTNHLDLKSKDVLKEALSTYDGTLILVSHDRDFLQGLSEKVFEFKQQRVMEHFETIDAFLERNRIKSIADINLMQ
- a CDS encoding THUMP-like domain-containing protein, with product MNQAVIRTEIDTYLKAHLQETAAAFMLQKHPFDRVSNQELTQQLVGLQKARHKFPSLFENHQIMYPPKVNLEQTSSEITAVYKSQLYQIDSMIDLTGGFGIDVSAFAKACSSTTHIELSKSLQEYAQHSFKVQELQTMSFQGDGIQFVRANQEFYDLIYLDPSRKTATHTKAILLKDYEPNVIENLELLLDRGKRVMIKTSPMLDITAGILQLEKVSSLHIVAVKNEVKELLWVLTKEEVSQVSLTCVNLLTDQPIFKSILEVQYSTTYSKPQKYLYEPNAAVMKSQQFDSLMQQYALQKLDQDAHLFTSENLFDFPGRVFEIKKVSQNKPKILKRLYAKSARAIVTRNNKETVAQLRKKYRFSEHESDYLFFTSAQELGAIVIEAVKV
- a CDS encoding AI-2E family transporter; this translates as MSKALHSKSIAFGILRALGIIFGTLILFWFLWEIQSVLAYIGVAAVLSLIGRPIVLLLRDRLKLHNTIAVIVTLLILFMIIIGAILLMIPVITEQSENLSQIDLEELQVNVEILNQQISDYFGIQRVNILERLQQMDYYENLNIDLIPQFVNGFFGTLGSFAIGLFSILFITFFLLKDSRLLLEGVLVFSKKGNESQFLRAFTKIKQLLSRYFIGLVFQVIILFVLYSIILFIVGVENAIIIAFFCALLNLVPYLGPAIGYVLMSAFVISDNLGSNFSDIILPKLIIIVIGYGFVQAIDNFLNQPLIFGKSVKSHPLEIFIIILVAGILFGILGLVLAVPTYTAIKVISKEFLSEYKIVKKLTQNL
- a CDS encoding DUF4159 domain-containing protein, yielding MKKAFLFICLLLLSNVYAQQLAVLKYNGGGDWYANPTAVPNLISYCNDHIGTRLNTEVATVESSSIDIFQYPFIHMTGHGNLVFNEADVQNLRNYLLSGGFLHIDDNYGMEPYLNKELIKLFPQKELVELPASHLIFSTYVKFPKGLPKIHEHEGQRPQAKGLFHEGRLVLLFTYESDLGDGWESPEVHNDPPEVRKKALDMGANIIKYVFTN
- a CDS encoding DUF1223 domain-containing protein, whose product is MYLLPSYKVFIPLLSLFGAFTILAFQHAENSSEPITGTPQKNPIVLELFTSQSCPTCENADILANTIKDYKNVIVLSYHIDYWNQLGWIDTFSDASHTDYQRNYERRFDRNSYAPQMVLNGRSEFDGANVRLLNSSLKEQSTTEKLRTPQINRNENKSVSVSYDFFTEKKYDKAYALLIIDSYDVAIDNGPNIGKLMTNTNIVINRAPLQLDSSKGNYTFELAPNVKETDQFKVAIILQDNNLNIVGASVSKIQ
- a CDS encoding 16S rRNA (uracil(1498)-N(3))-methyltransferase; this translates as MQLFYYSSISPESNSLELDKEQATHMTKVLRKKAGDQVHITDGVGNLFHGTISLVTSSKCNIDVAFAKAYPPPTSQLHIAIAPTKMNDRMEWFLEKATEMGISKITPLLCEHSERKKINSARFQKILISAMKQSNQFYLPVLEELTPFTDFIKADLKGVKGIAHCEETDKKMLSQLLHKDQDLTMIIGPEGDLSLIEIEMALKNGFIPTSLGTKRLRTETAGVYTAAIFNSITES